One Acaryochloris marina S15 DNA segment encodes these proteins:
- a CDS encoding ATP-binding protein, which translates to MWPDSLRHWSKRARRSIDPRQSLKARLLLITFGMVLLLSTVLSLVVGNISTEQLEAVTNQSLEDLAFQVADKLDRGMFERYRDLQIIASLDVLRQPSVSITTERNLLEQLQKSYPNYSWLGVADPAGIVKASTGGLLEGESVAQRPWFQAGRKQPFVGSMHEALMLEKRPSNPTDESSRFVDLSTPLFDDQGQLQGVLAVHLSWSWAKETTHRLINPEAKHNHAEILVLCQDGHVLLGPAGVQGETLPITILKASNTNRTGYFIESWPSQGEFVTGWAKTKGYLSYPGLGWIVLARRSVTQAFAPARVLQAKVLGWGLGIGTLFALLSWLIARRISFVTIKLTTAADRIRQGSPDETLPTVEGRDELAQLSRSLHHMVNMLQIQRQNLLLTNQQLQDELQLREQAEHTIGEQAALLDIATDAIFVRDLDNRILYWNQGAQRTYGWSAAEACGQNAITFLNLTSSPELDTAVQTVLEQGEWQGELEKVTQSKQTIVVDSRWSLACNAEGQPEFILTVDTDITEQKQLEVQFLRAQRLESLGTLASGIAHDLNNIFTPIIGSAGLLPITLDPADSKSRRLVRMLNDSAQRGSELVKQILAFARGAEGEFITLQVGHLLAEIQQIIRSTFPKHIELQANIPTQSLPTVTADATQVHQILMNLCVNARDAMPNGGILSLSAKAITVDEHFAEIHIDAKTGKYVAITVADTGMGIPLEVQERIYDPFFTTKEVGQGTGLGLSTVRGIIKGHGGFLDLYSEVGRGTTFTVFIPAELDHEMEIPQYPDLQEGQGQLILVVDDEALILQMTKSTLELFNYQVVTATNGRDAIAQYKQYHPDLVLMDMMMPELGGQEAISALRDINPHLKIVATSGLITEQFSTISVDAFLPKPYTLQELLQTLGQFQEKNSHTLGHEMQ; encoded by the coding sequence ATGTGGCCTGACTCACTTCGACATTGGAGTAAGCGAGCACGGCGGTCAATTGATCCTCGTCAAAGCCTCAAAGCTCGCTTACTGTTGATCACGTTTGGGATGGTTCTACTGCTCTCGACCGTTTTGAGTCTAGTGGTGGGCAACATCAGCACGGAACAACTAGAAGCGGTCACTAATCAATCTTTAGAAGATCTGGCCTTTCAAGTGGCCGACAAGCTTGATCGCGGTATGTTTGAGCGCTATCGGGATTTGCAAATCATTGCCAGCCTTGACGTGCTGCGTCAACCGAGTGTCTCAATAACCACTGAGCGGAATCTGTTGGAACAGCTTCAGAAGTCCTACCCTAACTATTCTTGGCTGGGGGTAGCAGACCCTGCAGGTATAGTGAAAGCCAGCACTGGAGGACTGCTGGAGGGAGAAAGTGTTGCCCAGCGTCCGTGGTTTCAGGCAGGACGGAAGCAGCCCTTTGTTGGTAGCATGCATGAGGCATTGATGCTAGAAAAACGGCCCTCTAATCCCACTGATGAATCATCCCGATTTGTGGACTTGTCAACCCCTCTATTTGATGATCAGGGACAACTTCAGGGTGTTCTCGCTGTCCATTTAAGCTGGTCGTGGGCAAAGGAGACTACCCATCGGCTCATCAATCCAGAAGCCAAACACAATCATGCTGAAATCTTGGTTCTCTGCCAAGACGGGCATGTATTGCTGGGACCAGCAGGTGTTCAGGGTGAAACATTACCGATCACCATCCTTAAAGCCTCCAATACGAATCGGACAGGATATTTTATTGAGTCTTGGCCCAGTCAGGGGGAGTTTGTGACTGGCTGGGCCAAGACTAAGGGCTATCTCAGCTATCCTGGACTGGGCTGGATTGTGCTGGCCCGTCGATCGGTGACCCAAGCCTTCGCCCCAGCTCGGGTGCTACAGGCAAAGGTTTTGGGTTGGGGACTGGGTATCGGAACGCTGTTTGCATTGCTCAGTTGGTTGATTGCACGCCGCATCTCGTTCGTAACGATTAAACTCACCACTGCTGCTGATCGCATTCGGCAAGGCAGCCCTGATGAAACCTTACCGACCGTTGAGGGACGAGATGAGTTGGCCCAGCTCTCGCGTTCCCTCCATCACATGGTCAATATGCTGCAAATCCAACGGCAAAACCTACTGCTCACCAATCAACAGCTCCAAGATGAGCTACAACTCCGTGAGCAGGCCGAACATACAATTGGGGAGCAGGCTGCATTGCTGGACATTGCCACCGATGCAATTTTTGTACGGGATTTAGATAATCGCATTTTGTATTGGAATCAGGGGGCACAGCGCACCTATGGATGGTCAGCAGCAGAAGCCTGCGGCCAAAATGCAATCACCTTCCTCAATTTAACAAGTTCCCCCGAGCTAGACACCGCCGTACAAACTGTTCTTGAACAGGGCGAATGGCAAGGGGAGCTAGAAAAAGTGACCCAATCGAAACAAACAATCGTCGTTGATAGTCGCTGGTCGTTAGCCTGTAATGCAGAGGGTCAACCTGAATTCATCCTCACCGTTGATACGGACATTACTGAGCAAAAGCAGCTCGAGGTCCAGTTTCTGCGCGCCCAGCGACTAGAGAGCTTAGGCACCCTCGCCAGTGGCATCGCTCACGATCTCAACAATATTTTCACCCCTATCATTGGTTCAGCGGGTCTCCTACCCATCACCCTAGACCCAGCAGACAGCAAGAGCCGCCGCTTGGTGCGGATGCTCAACGATAGCGCTCAACGCGGCAGCGAATTAGTCAAGCAAATTCTAGCTTTCGCACGGGGGGCTGAGGGGGAATTCATTACGCTCCAGGTCGGTCACCTATTGGCCGAGATTCAACAGATCATCAGAAGCACGTTCCCAAAACACATTGAGCTGCAGGCCAATATTCCCACCCAGTCTCTGCCCACGGTGACCGCCGATGCAACCCAAGTCCATCAGATATTGATGAACCTTTGCGTGAATGCCCGTGATGCCATGCCTAACGGTGGCATTCTAAGTCTATCGGCCAAAGCAATAACAGTGGATGAACACTTTGCGGAGATACATATTGATGCAAAGACTGGGAAGTATGTCGCGATCACTGTTGCTGATACGGGTATGGGCATACCACTCGAGGTACAAGAGCGCATTTATGATCCCTTTTTCACGACCAAAGAGGTTGGCCAGGGTACAGGATTAGGGCTATCGACGGTGAGGGGCATTATCAAAGGTCATGGCGGATTTTTAGACCTTTATTCCGAGGTGGGTCGAGGAACAACCTTTACAGTGTTTATCCCCGCTGAACTCGATCATGAGATGGAGATACCTCAATATCCTGACTTACAAGAGGGGCAGGGGCAGTTAATTTTAGTGGTGGATGACGAAGCGCTGATCCTGCAAATGACCAAGAGCACGTTAGAACTATTCAACTATCAAGTGGTCACGGCTACGAATGGGAGAGATGCGATCGCTCAGTACAAGCAATATCACCCTGACCTTGTACTCATGGATATGATGATGCCGGAGCTAGGAGGGCAAGAAGCGATCTCAGCACTGAGAGACATCAATCCGCACCTCAAGATTGTTGCTACTAGCGGACTGATTACAGAGCAATTTTCTACTATCAGTGTTGATGCCTTTTTGCCTAAGCCTTATACTCTGCAAGAGTTACTTCAGACACTTGGGCAATTTCAGGAAAAGAACTCACATACTTTAGGCCATGAGATGCAATAG
- a CDS encoding NB-ARC domain-containing protein, which translates to MTSPSPEQQTILFLASNPDGLRQVGRELRDIKNGLRRSEHRDQFTLCPCLDVRTKDIQRALLDETPQIIHFAGSGKGEAGLVFEDQAGNPKLVASAALAGLFTLFAEDIHCVILNGCYTQVQAQAIAQHIDYVVGMQQAISHEAALAFAVGFYDALGAGRDIEFAFKLGCSAIQIEGLPESLTPVLVQKSSLQSAPLHPLPEQQTHEKLWKVPELPPHFLPRPQTLKALREKVLTDLAQPVVMTGQRVGVQGMGGIGKSVLATALARDPQVQSAFPDGIYWLTVGIEPNLLAQQIALAAALCGERQVFEDINEGKNRLQTLWQGRQSLLILDDVWCIADADVFNVLGHQSTLVVTTRDSELITGLGATDFSLSVLHEDQALELLAAWVGVPISDLPSQAQEVARECGNLPLALAQCGAMVRDLTPWPHVLSALQDSDLEFIQKQFSHYSYPDVFKALHVSATVLAETNPIAAERYQELAVFPADELIPEAVIVRLWQYTGVLKERDAGKILTTLSSKAMLRLEGDYPQRQVSLHDLQQDYLQAQQADQKALHQQLLEAYHQGCPEGWHCGPKDGYFFEHLAHHLQQAERTDELRQLLWDYRWIQRKLGVTDINALLLDYETLPKDQDLNSVHSGLRLSSHVLNQHPEQLPSQLFGRLMSQDSPHVTALTQSLAQGPGECWIRCLFPHLNQAGGALVRTLTGHTSTVYGVSISPDGQTVVSASWDQTLKVWDLETGQEQRTLTGHTSLVNGVSISPDGQTVVSASWDKTLKVWDLATGQEQRTLTGHIASVNGVSISPDGQTVISASSDHTLKVWDLETGQEQRTLTGHTDYVEGVSISPDGQTVVSASRDQTLKVWDLETGQEQRTLTGHTDPVYGVSISSDGQTVVSASGDQTLKVWDLATGQEQRTLTGHTASVEGVSISSDGQTVVSASGDHTLKVWDLETGQEQRTLTGHTASVEGVSISSDGQTVVSASDDHTLKVWDLETGQEQRTLTGHTASVEGVSISSDGQTVVSASGDHTLKVWDLETGQEQRTLTGHTSLVHGVSISPDGQTVVSASKDQTLKVWDLETGQEQRTLTGHTASVTGVSISPDGQTVVSASWDNTLKVWDLETGQEQRTLTGHTAYVTGVSISPDGQTLVSTSLDKTLKVWDLETGQEQRTLTGHTDPVTGVSINPDGQTVVSASWDCTLKVWDLETGQEQRTLTGHTSTVTGVSISPDGQTVVSASWDCTLKVWDLETGQEQRTLTGHTAPVNGVSISPDGQTLVSASDDHTLKAWDLLTGMEVMSFTGEGAFQCCEIALDGRTVIAGDAGGQLYFLRLEGPSFSDDGEVIS; encoded by the coding sequence ATGACGAGTCCGAGCCCAGAACAGCAAACCATTCTATTTCTTGCCAGCAACCCTGATGGATTGCGACAAGTCGGACGAGAATTACGCGACATTAAAAACGGGTTACGCAGATCTGAGCATCGAGATCAGTTCACTCTATGTCCCTGCCTGGATGTACGTACTAAAGATATTCAACGGGCATTATTGGATGAAACGCCTCAGATAATTCACTTCGCTGGCAGTGGCAAAGGAGAAGCAGGACTCGTCTTTGAAGATCAAGCAGGCAATCCCAAACTTGTCGCAAGTGCAGCCCTAGCAGGTCTATTTACTCTGTTTGCTGAGGACATCCACTGCGTCATTCTGAATGGGTGTTATACCCAGGTGCAAGCTCAAGCCATCGCTCAACATATTGATTATGTAGTAGGCATGCAGCAGGCCATCAGCCACGAAGCGGCCCTGGCCTTTGCCGTGGGTTTCTATGATGCCTTGGGTGCAGGCCGAGACATTGAATTTGCCTTTAAGTTGGGATGCAGTGCCATTCAAATAGAAGGCTTACCCGAATCTCTCACCCCGGTGTTGGTCCAAAAATCTAGCCTTCAATCCGCACCCCTCCACCCCTTACCCGAACAGCAGACTCATGAAAAACTCTGGAAAGTGCCAGAGTTACCCCCCCACTTTTTACCGCGTCCTCAGACCCTAAAAGCCCTAAGAGAGAAGGTCCTTACGGATCTAGCCCAGCCTGTCGTCATGACCGGGCAACGCGTCGGTGTTCAGGGTATGGGAGGCATTGGCAAGTCGGTGTTGGCCACAGCCCTAGCTCGTGACCCTCAAGTTCAATCGGCATTCCCTGACGGTATTTATTGGCTAACCGTGGGGATAGAACCCAACCTACTGGCTCAGCAAATCGCTCTAGCAGCAGCCCTCTGTGGTGAACGCCAGGTATTTGAAGATATCAATGAAGGGAAAAACCGCCTCCAAACCCTATGGCAAGGACGCCAAAGTCTATTGATTCTAGATGATGTCTGGTGCATCGCGGATGCTGACGTCTTCAATGTCCTGGGACATCAAAGTACCTTGGTAGTGACGACCCGTGACTCAGAATTAATCACAGGATTAGGGGCCACTGACTTTTCCCTTTCGGTACTCCATGAGGATCAGGCGCTGGAGTTATTAGCCGCCTGGGTGGGCGTCCCCATCTCAGATCTACCCTCCCAAGCCCAGGAAGTAGCAAGAGAATGTGGCAACTTGCCCTTAGCCCTGGCCCAATGTGGTGCAATGGTGCGAGATTTAACCCCTTGGCCCCATGTTCTCAGTGCCTTACAAGATTCAGATCTTGAATTTATCCAAAAACAGTTTAGTCATTATTCCTACCCCGATGTCTTCAAAGCCCTGCATGTCAGTGCAACGGTCTTAGCAGAAACCAACCCCATCGCTGCCGAACGCTATCAAGAACTGGCAGTGTTTCCAGCCGATGAATTGATTCCTGAAGCAGTCATTGTTCGCCTATGGCAATATACCGGAGTATTAAAGGAGCGAGATGCGGGCAAAATCCTAACCACCTTATCGAGTAAAGCCATGCTGCGGCTAGAGGGGGACTATCCCCAGCGGCAAGTCAGCCTCCATGACTTACAGCAGGATTATTTACAAGCCCAGCAAGCCGACCAGAAGGCATTGCATCAGCAACTTCTGGAGGCTTATCACCAGGGCTGTCCAGAGGGATGGCATTGTGGACCGAAGGACGGGTATTTCTTTGAGCATTTGGCCCATCACCTCCAGCAGGCAGAACGCACCGATGAGTTACGGCAATTACTCTGGGACTATCGTTGGATTCAACGCAAATTGGGAGTCACTGATATCAATGCCCTGCTATTGGACTATGAAACCTTACCCAAGGACCAAGACCTCAACAGTGTCCACAGTGGGTTACGGTTATCTAGCCATGTATTAAATCAGCATCCTGAGCAGCTTCCCAGTCAGCTCTTTGGGCGTTTGATGAGTCAAGATTCACCCCATGTGACCGCATTGACTCAATCTTTAGCTCAGGGACCGGGAGAATGCTGGATACGGTGTCTATTCCCCCATCTCAACCAAGCGGGGGGAGCATTAGTGCGCACCCTCACCGGACATACTTCCACTGTCTATGGCGTGAGCATCAGCCCCGATGGCCAAACCGTAGTCTCCGCGTCTTGGGACCAGACCCTGAAGGTGTGGGACCTGGAGACGGGCCAGGAGCAGCGCACCCTCACCGGACATACTAGCCTTGTCAATGGCGTGAGCATCAGCCCCGATGGCCAAACCGTAGTCTCCGCGTCTTGGGACAAGACCCTGAAGGTATGGGACCTGGCGACGGGCCAGGAGCAGCGCACCCTCACCGGACATATTGCCTCTGTCAATGGCGTGAGCATCAGCCCCGATGGCCAAACCGTAATCTCCGCATCTAGTGACCATACCCTGAAGGTGTGGGATCTGGAGACGGGCCAGGAACAGCGCACCCTCACCGGACATACTGACTATGTCGAGGGCGTGAGCATCAGCCCCGATGGCCAAACCGTAGTCTCCGCGTCTAGGGACCAGACCCTGAAGGTGTGGGACCTGGAGACGGGCCAGGAGCAGCGCACCCTCACCGGACATACTGACCCTGTCTATGGCGTCAGCATCAGCTCCGATGGCCAAACCGTAGTCTCCGCGTCTGGTGACCAGACCCTGAAGGTGTGGGACCTGGCGACGGGCCAGGAGCAGCGCACCCTCACCGGACATACTGCCTCTGTCGAGGGCGTGAGCATCAGCTCCGATGGCCAAACCGTAGTCTCCGCGTCTGGTGACCATACCCTGAAGGTGTGGGACCTGGAGACGGGCCAGGAGCAGCGCACCCTCACCGGACATACTGCCTCTGTCGAGGGCGTGAGCATCAGCTCCGATGGCCAAACCGTGGTCTCCGCGTCTGATGACCATACCCTGAAGGTGTGGGACCTGGAGACGGGCCAGGAGCAGCGCACCCTCACCGGACATACTGCCTCTGTCGAGGGCGTGAGCATCAGCTCCGATGGCCAAACCGTAGTCTCCGCGTCTGGTGACCATACCCTGAAGGTGTGGGACCTGGAGACGGGCCAGGAGCAGCGCACCCTCACCGGACATACTTCCCTTGTCCATGGCGTGAGCATCAGCCCCGATGGCCAAACCGTAGTCTCCGCGTCTAAGGACCAGACCCTGAAGGTGTGGGACCTGGAGACGGGCCAGGAGCAGCGCACCCTCACCGGACATACTGCCTCTGTCACTGGCGTCAGCATCAGCCCCGATGGCCAAACCGTCGTCTCCGCGTCTTGGGACAATACCCTGAAGGTGTGGGACCTGGAGACGGGCCAGGAGCAGCGCACCCTCACCGGACATACTGCCTATGTCACTGGCGTGAGCATCAGCCCCGATGGCCAAACCCTTGTCTCCACGTCTTTGGACAAGACCCTGAAGGTGTGGGACCTGGAGACGGGCCAGGAGCAGCGCACCCTCACCGGGCATACTGACCCTGTCACTGGCGTGAGCATCAACCCCGATGGCCAAACCGTCGTCTCCGCGTCTTGGGACTGTACCCTGAAGGTGTGGGACCTGGAGACGGGCCAGGAGCAGCGCACCCTCACCGGACATACTTCCACTGTCACTGGCGTCAGCATCAGCCCCGATGGCCAAACCGTCGTCTCCGCGTCTTGGGACTGTACCCTGAAGGTGTGGGACCTGGAGACGGGCCAGGAGCAGCGCACCCTCACCGGACATACTGCCCCTGTCAATGGCGTGAGCATCAGCCCCGATGGCCAAACCCTTGTCTCCGCGTCTGATGACCATACCCTGAAGGCATGGGACCTGCTGACCGGCATGGAAGTGATGAGCTTCACGGGAGAAGGTGCATTTCAATGTTGTGAGATTGCCCTAGATGGTCGCACCGTCATTGCTGGAGATGCTGGGGGACAGCTTTACTTTCTGCGGCTAGAAGGCCCCAGCTTTTCAGACGACGGGGAGGTTATCTCATGA
- a CDS encoding DUF4351 domain-containing protein, with the protein MTQAKAMLSRAQTQRQTNPKIAAIMELIETIVVYKFPQLSREEIESMLGLSELKQTKVYQEALDEGRQEGRQEGEQSGALREAQSLILRQLTRRIGDVSPELQSQIQSLSLDQLETLGEALLDFTESSDLVNWLKEHYTD; encoded by the coding sequence GTGACCCAAGCAAAAGCAATGCTATCAAGGGCTCAGACGCAAAGACAGACAAATCCTAAGATAGCGGCGATAATGGAGTTGATTGAAACGATTGTGGTCTATAAATTTCCACAACTGAGCCGGGAAGAGATAGAGAGTATGTTGGGCTTAAGCGAACTCAAGCAAACGAAAGTTTACCAGGAAGCCTTGGACGAAGGTCGCCAGGAAGGACGACAGGAAGGTGAACAGTCTGGCGCTCTTAGAGAAGCCCAATCCCTCATCCTCCGCCAACTCACCCGCCGCATTGGTGACGTTTCCCCTGAATTACAATCCCAGATTCAATCCCTCTCCCTCGATCAACTCGAAACTCTTGGTGAGGCATTGCTCGACTTTACTGAATCTTCTGATCTGGTGAACTGGCTGAAGGAACACTACACCGATTAA
- a CDS encoding tetratricopeptide repeat protein, whose protein sequence is MQDLHQLLQKNNPVALTALAGMGGIGKTELALQYAISQLDQGQYPGGLCWLRVKGQALAAQIIEFARTKLALALPDGLNEDQQVSYIWGQWPTGKVLIIFDDVKDLETIEPYLPPSDPRYKVLITTRQDLGLSDHSLSIKELSDTSALSLLRTLVGADRIDAQLDDAQALCGWVGKLPLGLELVGRYLARKPDWSLQKLIKRLESKRLQAKALTTPASGMTAQFGVAAALELSWVELNEAEQELACFLGMFAVAPIPWTLVEGCLSEQDKDDLEDIRDEGLKDRNLLKRIEESTYQLHQIVQEFFRIKLNEDSEQGKSLKAAYCRGMVAVAQGINQNPTIDVIAGMSASIPHLEELIRQWIDHLGDDELMWPYVGIGRFYEGQGNYALALPWYQKCLEQTQQRLGNEHTDVATSLNNLAGLYKNQGRYEEAEPLYTQALQMRQKPLGNEHPDVATSLNNLALLYDSQGRYEEAEPLYTQALQMTQKLLGNEHPDVALSLNNLAGLYDNQGRYEEAEPLYTQALQMKKKLLGNEHPSVASSLNNLAGLYKNQGRYEEAEPLYTQALQMTQKLLGNEHPSVASSLNNLAALYENQGRYEEAEPLYTQALQMRQKLLGNEHPYVATSLNNLAGLYKNQGRYEEAEPLYTQALQMTQKLLGNEHPSVASSLNNLAALYDNQGRYEEAEPLYTQALQMRQKLLGNEHPDVATSLNNLALLYDNQGRYEEAEPLYTQALQMKKKLLGNEHPSVASSLNNLAGLYKNQGRYEEAEPLYTQALQMRQKLLGNEHPSVATSLNNLALLYKNQGRYKEAKSNLKQALKIVEVVLGPEHPSTRTMRNNLESIP, encoded by the coding sequence CTGCAGGACTTGCACCAGCTCCTCCAAAAGAACAATCCAGTAGCCCTTACTGCATTAGCAGGCATGGGTGGGATCGGAAAGACTGAACTTGCCCTGCAATATGCCATCTCCCAGCTCGATCAGGGTCAGTACCCTGGAGGACTTTGCTGGCTGCGAGTGAAAGGCCAGGCTCTAGCTGCCCAAATTATCGAATTTGCCCGGACCAAGTTGGCACTGGCCCTTCCGGATGGACTCAATGAAGATCAACAGGTGAGTTATATCTGGGGGCAATGGCCCACCGGAAAGGTGCTGATTATTTTTGATGATGTAAAGGACCTTGAGACCATCGAACCGTACTTACCGCCGTCAGACCCACGGTATAAAGTACTGATTACAACCCGACAGGATTTAGGTCTATCCGATCATTCCCTTTCCATTAAAGAACTGAGCGATACCAGTGCCTTATCCCTGCTGAGAACCCTAGTTGGAGCAGACCGAATTGATGCTCAGCTCGACGATGCTCAAGCCTTATGTGGATGGGTGGGTAAATTGCCCTTAGGACTAGAGTTAGTGGGACGGTATCTAGCCAGAAAGCCAGACTGGTCCCTCCAAAAGCTGATCAAGCGACTTGAATCCAAGCGATTACAAGCCAAAGCCCTGACGACTCCAGCATCAGGAATGACCGCACAGTTTGGGGTCGCTGCTGCACTGGAATTAAGCTGGGTAGAGCTGAATGAGGCAGAGCAGGAACTGGCTTGCTTTTTGGGGATGTTTGCGGTTGCTCCTATTCCTTGGACTTTGGTTGAAGGATGTCTATCCGAACAGGATAAGGATGACTTAGAAGACATCAGAGATGAAGGTTTGAAAGATAGGAACCTACTCAAACGAATAGAAGAGAGTACCTACCAACTCCATCAAATTGTTCAGGAGTTCTTTCGGATTAAGTTGAATGAGGATTCCGAACAGGGGAAATCCCTCAAAGCCGCTTATTGCAGAGGAATGGTTGCAGTTGCTCAGGGTATTAATCAGAATCCAACGATTGATGTGATTGCAGGGATGAGTGCCAGCATTCCCCATCTAGAGGAACTGATCCGACAGTGGATTGACCACCTCGGTGATGATGAATTGATGTGGCCCTATGTCGGTATTGGTCGATTTTATGAAGGGCAAGGGAACTATGCATTGGCTTTACCTTGGTATCAAAAATGCCTAGAACAGACTCAACAAAGATTGGGCAATGAACACACCGATGTCGCAACTAGCCTCAATAACCTGGCAGGACTCTACAAAAACCAAGGACGATATGAGGAAGCAGAACCCCTCTATACACAAGCCCTACAGATGAGACAGAAGCCATTGGGCAATGAACACCCCGATGTCGCAACTAGCCTCAATAACCTGGCATTACTCTACGACAGCCAAGGACGGTATGAGGAGGCAGAACCCCTCTATACACAAGCCCTACAGATGACACAGAAGCTCTTGGGCAATGAACACCCCGATGTCGCTCTTAGCCTCAATAACCTGGCAGGACTCTACGACAACCAAGGACGGTATGAGGAGGCAGAACCCCTCTATACACAAGCCCTACAGATGAAAAAGAAGCTCTTGGGCAATGAACACCCCTCTGTCGCAAGTAGCCTCAATAACCTGGCAGGACTCTACAAAAACCAAGGACGGTATGAGGAGGCAGAACCCCTCTATACACAAGCCCTACAGATGACACAGAAGCTCTTGGGCAATGAACACCCCTCTGTCGCAAGTAGCCTCAATAACCTGGCAGCACTCTACGAGAACCAAGGACGGTATGAGGAGGCAGAACCCCTCTATACACAAGCCCTACAGATGAGACAGAAGCTCTTGGGCAATGAACACCCCTATGTCGCGACTAGCCTCAATAACCTGGCAGGACTCTACAAAAACCAAGGACGGTATGAGGAGGCAGAACCCCTCTATACACAAGCCCTACAGATGACACAGAAGCTCTTGGGCAATGAACACCCCTCTGTCGCAAGTAGCCTCAATAACCTGGCAGCACTCTACGACAACCAAGGACGGTATGAGGAGGCAGAACCCCTCTATACACAAGCCCTACAGATGAGACAGAAGCTATTGGGCAATGAACACCCCGATGTCGCAACTAGCCTCAATAACCTGGCATTACTCTACGACAACCAAGGACGGTATGAGGAGGCAGAACCCCTCTATACACAAGCCCTGCAGATGAAAAAGAAGCTCTTGGGCAATGAACACCCCTCTGTCGCAAGTAGCCTCAATAACCTGGCAGGACTCTACAAAAACCAAGGACGGTATGAGGAGGCAGAACCCCTCTATACACAAGCCCTACAGATGAGACAGAAGCTCTTGGGCAATGAACACCCCTCTGTCGCGACTAGCCTCAATAACCTGGCATTACTCTACAAAAACCAAGGACGGTATAAGGAGGCCAAATCTAATTTAAAGCAAGCACTAAAGATAGTAGAGGTCGTCTTGGGTCCAGAGCATCCTTCTACTCGGACCATGCGAAACAACTTAGAGTCCATCCCCTAG
- a CDS encoding TIR domain-containing protein, which translates to MTAQTILFLAANPKDTKTLRLDQELRDIGEGLQQAQRRDEFKLEQRLAVRPHDIQRAMLDLNPQIVHFSGHGNGDEGLAFEDVSGNTQLVSGEAIADLFSLFADQLRCVVLNGCYTEVQAKAISEHIPYVIGMKRAIGDKAAISFAVGFYDALGSGRDVEFAFKLGCAAIRMEGIEEHLTPVLIKKPITEETKDQDQPNAQTPPTPAPSPMTPDADGPLEVFISYSHKDDDLREELDIHLSNLKRQGKIAAWHDRAIEAGEEWEAQIKGHLESAQIILLLVSPPFMASDYCYDIEMQRAIDRHNEGTARVIPIILRPCDWKGSPFSKLKILPKDAKPVTKWADRDEAFLDVVKGIRRAVESLTKK; encoded by the coding sequence ATGACTGCCCAAACCATTCTCTTTCTCGCTGCGAATCCCAAAGATACTAAGACTCTTCGATTGGATCAGGAGTTAAGGGATATTGGTGAGGGTTTACAGCAGGCTCAACGTCGAGATGAGTTTAAGCTTGAACAGCGCCTGGCGGTTCGCCCCCATGATATTCAGCGGGCCATGCTAGATCTGAATCCCCAGATCGTTCATTTCTCAGGCCATGGGAATGGGGATGAGGGCTTGGCCTTTGAGGATGTCAGTGGTAATACCCAGTTGGTCAGTGGTGAGGCGATTGCTGACCTGTTTAGCCTGTTTGCCGATCAACTGCGCTGCGTAGTCCTCAATGGCTGCTATACCGAGGTGCAAGCAAAGGCCATCTCGGAACATATTCCCTATGTTATCGGTATGAAACGGGCGATTGGGGATAAAGCGGCGATCTCCTTTGCCGTGGGATTCTATGATGCCCTGGGCTCTGGTCGAGATGTGGAGTTTGCCTTTAAGTTGGGCTGTGCCGCTATCCGCATGGAAGGCATTGAAGAACATCTCACCCCCGTTCTGATTAAAAAGCCCATTACTGAGGAAACTAAGGATCAGGATCAACCCAATGCTCAAACTCCTCCAACACCCGCGCCTTCTCCCATGACTCCAGACGCCGATGGACCCTTAGAGGTCTTTATTTCCTATTCCCATAAAGACGATGATTTACGAGAAGAGTTAGACATCCATCTTTCCAATCTGAAACGACAGGGGAAAATTGCTGCTTGGCATGATCGGGCGATTGAAGCAGGGGAAGAATGGGAAGCTCAAATCAAAGGCCATCTGGAGTCCGCTCAAATCATTCTGCTACTGGTCAGCCCACCCTTTATGGCCTCTGACTATTGCTACGACATTGAGATGCAACGAGCGATAGACCGCCATAACGAAGGCACAGCCCGAGTCATCCCTATTATTCTGCGTCCCTGTGACTGGAAAGGGTCACCCTTCAGTAAGCTGAAGATACTCCCTAAAGATGCCAAGCCCGTGACGAAATGGGCTGATCGCGATGAGGCATTCTTGGATGTCGTCAAAGGAATACGGAGGGCGGTAGAGTCCCTGACAAAAAAGTAG